One genomic segment of Paenibacillus xylanexedens includes these proteins:
- the spoIIE gene encoding stage II sporulation protein E, giving the protein MMEKWNVIQFPGMKAGKGGTEAREELSVRLKQWLGSRKAVQMVASRKWVLLLTFMGFLLGKAMILNELSPFAIAYFAVIAFMRRDYIIPVGAALLAGSLFAPFPVPLIVASEIAIFYLLFRGLESYDRAELSYAPTMVFTTTFMVKLFAVVIGPSFSWYAMLMLTMDSVLSFVLTLVFIQAIPIFTYRKKKFSLKNEEILCLIILLASVMTGAVGWTIQSLSVEHMLSRYLILIFALVGGAPLGASVGVITGLILSLADMSAVYQMSLLAFAGMLAGMLREGKRAAVALGMLLGSSILSIYLGGPGDVMNSLWETCAAIALFMLTPKSLMTAISKYVPGTQDHTKSQHEYAKRIRDITAERVTRFSQVFRQLSRSFDQMSGAGEQVQKEGGMDHFMNAVAESTCASCFKRTQCWDAKFIQTYKYMTDVMSTIEGNPEISGKQIPVDWNRVCAKPEEVLEVMRAQYGLHQHNMQWKRQIIDSRQLVAEQLSGVSQVMEDLAKEIQRESDEMVQQEEQIRDALESLGLSIHSIEIINLEAGNVEIEIVHAYTRGFDECRKMIAPLISDVLDEHIAVLHETMTDPRQGLATVTFGSAKTFEVTTGVAAAAKGGDVMSGDSFSTVELGNGTFAVALSDGMGNGERARMESSAALNILEQLLQSGMDEKLAIKSVNSVLMLRSPEEMYATVDMALIDEYTAETTFMKIGSTPSFIKRGQEVIQVSASNLPIGIIKDIEVDLVTVQLQPGDILIMMTDGIYDAPGYAVNKELWMKRLIQEIDTDDPQDLADCLLESVIRYQQHEILDDMTVVVGKVEHFRPEWATLRVPGINRMERPRTVS; this is encoded by the coding sequence ATGATGGAAAAGTGGAATGTCATTCAATTTCCGGGAATGAAAGCAGGTAAAGGAGGTACGGAAGCTCGGGAGGAGCTGTCGGTACGTCTGAAACAATGGCTTGGCTCCCGCAAGGCTGTCCAGATGGTTGCTTCCCGCAAATGGGTACTGCTGCTTACGTTTATGGGGTTCCTGCTCGGAAAGGCAATGATCCTGAATGAGTTATCTCCCTTTGCCATTGCTTACTTCGCTGTAATTGCTTTCATGCGCAGGGATTACATCATTCCGGTAGGCGCTGCACTTCTCGCAGGCAGTCTCTTTGCACCGTTTCCGGTACCACTCATTGTTGCATCGGAGATCGCCATCTTTTATCTGCTCTTCCGCGGTCTGGAGTCATATGATCGTGCTGAATTATCTTATGCACCAACGATGGTGTTTACGACTACATTTATGGTCAAATTATTCGCGGTCGTGATCGGGCCATCCTTCAGTTGGTACGCCATGCTGATGCTCACGATGGATTCCGTATTAAGTTTTGTGCTCACCCTTGTTTTTATTCAAGCCATACCGATCTTCACTTACCGCAAAAAAAAGTTCAGCCTAAAGAACGAGGAGATCCTCTGCCTGATCATATTGCTCGCTTCCGTTATGACGGGAGCGGTAGGGTGGACCATTCAGTCCTTATCCGTCGAGCATATGCTCTCCCGTTATCTCATATTAATCTTTGCGCTGGTGGGCGGAGCCCCCCTCGGAGCCTCAGTTGGGGTTATTACCGGCTTGATTCTTAGTCTGGCTGACATGTCAGCGGTGTATCAGATGAGCCTGCTTGCTTTTGCCGGGATGCTGGCGGGTATGCTTCGAGAGGGCAAACGTGCGGCGGTTGCACTGGGTATGCTGCTGGGTTCGTCCATTCTATCCATATATCTGGGCGGACCGGGCGATGTGATGAACTCATTATGGGAGACGTGTGCAGCTATCGCACTATTCATGTTAACACCTAAAAGCCTGATGACGGCGATATCCAAATATGTACCGGGTACGCAGGATCATACCAAATCGCAGCATGAGTATGCCAAACGGATACGGGATATCACGGCAGAACGGGTAACCCGGTTCTCACAGGTATTCCGTCAATTGTCACGTAGCTTCGATCAGATGTCGGGTGCAGGAGAGCAGGTACAGAAAGAAGGCGGAATGGACCATTTCATGAATGCGGTTGCCGAGAGCACATGTGCAAGCTGCTTCAAGCGTACACAATGCTGGGATGCGAAGTTTATTCAAACCTACAAATATATGACGGACGTGATGAGTACGATTGAAGGAAACCCGGAGATCTCAGGCAAGCAGATTCCAGTGGACTGGAACAGGGTGTGTGCGAAACCGGAAGAGGTCCTAGAAGTCATGCGTGCCCAGTATGGACTGCATCAACATAACATGCAATGGAAGCGTCAAATTATTGATAGCCGGCAACTGGTTGCAGAGCAATTATCCGGTGTATCTCAGGTCATGGAGGACCTGGCCAAAGAAATTCAGCGGGAAAGTGATGAGATGGTACAGCAGGAGGAGCAGATTCGGGACGCACTGGAGTCATTGGGCTTGTCCATTCACTCCATTGAGATCATCAATCTGGAAGCGGGCAATGTAGAGATTGAGATTGTACATGCATATACACGTGGATTCGATGAGTGCCGGAAAATGATTGCTCCGCTGATCTCGGATGTACTGGACGAGCATATTGCCGTCTTGCATGAGACCATGACCGATCCTCGTCAGGGACTGGCAACCGTCACGTTTGGTTCGGCCAAAACCTTCGAGGTTACCACGGGTGTTGCTGCCGCCGCAAAAGGGGGAGATGTGATGTCAGGCGACAGCTTCAGTACGGTTGAGTTAGGCAATGGTACATTTGCAGTGGCGCTCAGTGATGGAATGGGCAATGGAGAACGGGCACGCATGGAGAGCAGCGCGGCGCTGAACATACTGGAACAGTTGTTACAGTCCGGCATGGACGAGAAACTGGCGATCAAATCCGTGAACTCCGTTCTGATGCTGCGCTCCCCTGAAGAGATGTATGCCACTGTGGATATGGCACTGATTGATGAATATACGGCAGAGACCACGTTTATGAAAATCGGATCGACGCCAAGTTTTATCAAACGAGGACAGGAGGTTATTCAGGTTTCAGCCAGCAATTTGCCAATCGGTATTATTAAGGATATTGAAGTGGATCTGGTGACGGTACAGCTTCAGCCGGGGGATATCCTCATTATGATGACGGATGGCATCTATGATGCACCGGGGTATGCAGTGAACAAAGAGTTATGGATGAAACGGCTCATTCAAGAGATTGATACAGATGATCCGCAAGATTTGGCCGATTGCCTGCTTGAAAGTGTCATAAGATATCAGCAGCATGAGATATTGGATGATATGACCGTCGTTGTTGGAAAAGTAGAGCATTTCCGCCCTGAATGGGCCACACTGCGTGTGCCTGGCATCAACCGGATGGAGCGTCCACGGACCGTCAGTTAA
- a CDS encoding VWA domain-containing protein, with protein sequence MKQILLITDGCSNVGPSPVLAAAEALEEGITVNVVGVIDYGTIGELGSREIEDIARAGGGISQIVGTRQLAHTMQMMTRKTVVQTIQQAVNRELTQILGEKEPKTVTDLEPAQRARVVEMMDDMAETTALQVILLIDVSASMKPKLAAVEEGIRDLMLSLQARIGQSKLSVFHFPGRHSGEDAVMDIDWTTDPGRVRSLFGRLQMKGATPTGPAIQKVIDFYRYGTLEKQQEIEGNYRIEREGMLGDNVV encoded by the coding sequence ATGAAGCAAATCTTATTGATCACCGACGGTTGTTCCAATGTAGGACCAAGTCCGGTGCTGGCAGCGGCCGAAGCGCTGGAAGAGGGGATTACGGTTAATGTGGTTGGCGTGATTGATTATGGAACCATTGGTGAGTTGGGCAGTCGGGAGATTGAGGATATTGCCAGAGCCGGAGGTGGAATCAGCCAAATTGTAGGTACACGTCAGCTTGCCCATACGATGCAGATGATGACAAGGAAAACGGTGGTTCAGACCATTCAACAGGCGGTTAATAGAGAGTTAACACAAATTTTGGGAGAGAAGGAGCCCAAAACGGTAACCGATCTGGAGCCTGCACAACGCGCCCGGGTCGTGGAAATGATGGATGATATGGCTGAAACTACAGCCTTACAGGTTATATTGCTAATCGACGTCAGTGCCAGCATGAAGCCCAAATTGGCTGCGGTAGAAGAAGGCATTCGTGATTTAATGTTAAGTTTGCAGGCGCGTATAGGTCAGAGCAAACTTTCCGTATTTCATTTTCCGGGACGACACAGCGGAGAAGATGCGGTAATGGATATTGACTGGACAACGGATCCAGGCCGTGTTCGGTCCCTGTTTGGGAGGTTGCAGATGAAGGGTGCAACGCCGACAGGTCCTGCAATTCAGAAGGTGATTGATTTTTACCGTTATGGTACACTGGAGAAACAGCAGGAAATAGAAGGGAACTATCGCATTGAAAGAGAAGGGATGCTCGGTGACAACGTTGTCTGA
- a CDS encoding serine/threonine protein kinase, which produces MTTLSDASFPPGTVVTGKWNRSRYTIRKLLGKGANGIVFLVQRGENGKHYALKMGFDPVDLQSEVNVLKSFQLQRNHEALRQSGIPSYLKDVDDYAVRGRDIPFYVMRYVRGEALHHFIRRQGTDWTLLVGLRLLQKLAQLHQAGWVFGDLKPQNVLVSDYGQVELIDYGGVTSIGRSVKQFTEWYDRGFWNAGSRTADGTYDVFAFALLLIHVLEADALKALAAEGLPQLRSVNQLVALVERSERLGPFRNWTTQALRGQFRDAGHAAQGWKEMMARPTPLRHRSKSTTPRWLKNAFAVSVILLIGVLIYALLF; this is translated from the coding sequence GTGACAACGTTGTCTGACGCCTCTTTCCCGCCAGGAACAGTGGTTACAGGGAAATGGAATCGCAGTCGTTACACGATTCGGAAGCTACTGGGCAAAGGAGCCAATGGCATCGTTTTTCTTGTCCAACGGGGTGAAAATGGCAAACACTACGCGCTAAAAATGGGATTTGATCCGGTTGATCTGCAATCGGAAGTTAATGTGCTCAAATCTTTTCAACTACAGCGTAATCATGAAGCCCTTCGGCAGAGCGGCATTCCTTCCTATCTTAAAGATGTGGATGATTATGCCGTTCGTGGCCGGGATATTCCCTTTTATGTGATGCGTTACGTTAGAGGTGAGGCACTTCATCACTTCATTCGGCGTCAGGGGACAGACTGGACACTTCTGGTGGGACTTAGACTCTTGCAGAAGCTGGCACAATTGCATCAGGCGGGATGGGTGTTTGGTGATCTCAAACCTCAGAATGTGTTGGTATCCGACTATGGGCAGGTGGAATTGATCGACTACGGCGGAGTTACGTCGATTGGTCGAAGCGTCAAACAGTTCACTGAATGGTATGATCGGGGCTTCTGGAATGCAGGCAGCCGTACGGCAGATGGTACCTATGATGTATTTGCATTTGCATTATTGTTGATTCATGTACTTGAAGCAGACGCGCTCAAGGCACTGGCAGCCGAAGGATTACCGCAACTGCGAAGTGTGAATCAGCTCGTAGCGCTGGTGGAGCGCAGTGAACGACTGGGTCCTTTTCGCAATTGGACGACTCAGGCATTACGAGGTCAGTTTCGTGATGCAGGTCATGCGGCACAAGGGTGGAAGGAAATGATGGCACGCCCCACGCCTCTCCGCCATCGTTCCAAAAGTACAACACCGCGCTGGCTTAAAAACGCATTTGCTGTATCTGTGATATTACTTATTGGAGTGCTCATCTATGCACTACTTTTCTGA
- the tilS gene encoding tRNA lysidine(34) synthetase TilS yields the protein MEALRWNMLVKNVLDAAEEHQLWVPGDRIVVAVSGGPDSVAFLHIMHEISKRHVPLELICAHVHHGFRSESDDEAEKMMELAQQLGITFEWTKADVPSYMELTGQGPQEAARNKRYAFLHEVASKYNAASIALAHHADDQAETVMLHLLRGTGLSGLSGMKFKRREKNVELIRPCLRINKTDLVEACNTQGFMYFNDESNALRKYRRNAIRLDVLPFLGQYNGQLTPSLNRLAEIVGDEDDFMEQSAYDTYRCLVQVNGGRQTFEVPSFLKLHVALQRRLIKLILNYLPLDSDFVDFTRIETIRHKVMETHVTTWSLDIGQTLACTREYNLISFGIRTDVQDQSYEYRLAQWSGTYELSLTPINRYIRLMTVSPEDYHVPESADQAAFDADQLLMPLVVRSRLPGDTMKVMGLNGSKKVKNIFIDEKIPPSVRPRIPVVCDGAGHIIWLPGVRRSNVAPVREGTSAILYMTVGDSAIQG from the coding sequence ATGGAGGCTTTACGCTGGAACATGCTGGTGAAGAACGTGCTGGATGCAGCGGAAGAGCATCAGTTATGGGTTCCCGGGGATCGGATTGTCGTCGCAGTATCGGGCGGGCCGGACTCGGTAGCTTTTTTGCATATCATGCACGAGATCAGCAAGCGGCATGTGCCACTTGAATTGATCTGTGCCCACGTGCATCATGGCTTCCGGAGTGAATCTGATGATGAAGCGGAGAAAATGATGGAACTGGCACAGCAGCTTGGTATTACATTTGAATGGACCAAGGCCGATGTACCTTCATATATGGAGCTTACTGGTCAAGGACCACAGGAAGCAGCCCGCAACAAGCGATATGCCTTTTTGCACGAAGTGGCTTCCAAATATAATGCGGCAAGCATCGCTTTGGCACATCATGCCGATGATCAGGCGGAGACGGTCATGCTTCATTTGCTTCGTGGAACCGGCTTGTCGGGACTCTCAGGAATGAAGTTTAAAAGACGAGAAAAAAATGTGGAACTTATTCGTCCATGCCTTCGTATAAACAAGACAGACCTTGTAGAAGCTTGTAATACCCAGGGTTTTATGTATTTCAATGATGAGAGCAACGCCCTGCGTAAATATCGGCGTAATGCCATTCGCTTGGATGTGCTTCCTTTTTTGGGGCAGTATAATGGACAACTCACGCCGTCATTGAATCGGCTTGCCGAAATTGTGGGTGATGAAGACGATTTCATGGAGCAGAGTGCATATGACACATACAGGTGTCTAGTGCAGGTGAACGGCGGAAGGCAAACCTTTGAGGTGCCTTCCTTCTTGAAGTTACATGTCGCTTTACAACGAAGGTTGATTAAACTAATATTGAATTATCTGCCTTTGGACAGTGATTTTGTGGACTTTACCCGTATAGAAACCATTCGGCACAAGGTCATGGAGACCCATGTGACGACCTGGAGCCTGGATATAGGACAGACACTCGCCTGCACTCGGGAGTATAATCTGATTTCTTTTGGAATACGGACGGACGTACAGGATCAATCTTACGAGTATCGTCTTGCGCAATGGAGTGGAACTTATGAGCTTTCACTCACCCCAATTAACCGGTATATTCGGTTGATGACGGTGAGTCCCGAGGACTATCATGTACCGGAATCGGCGGATCAAGCCGCGTTTGATGCGGATCAACTGCTTATGCCGCTGGTTGTGCGTTCACGGTTACCTGGAGATACCATGAAAGTGATGGGATTAAACGGAAGCAAAAAGGTGAAAAATATTTTCATCGATGAGAAAATCCCCCCATCTGTCCGTCCACGTATTCCTGTGGTATGTGATGGAGCAGGTCATATCATCTGGTTACCGGGTGTTCGACGGTCCAATGTGGCTCCTGTCAGGGAGGGCACTTCCGCAATCCTGTACATGACTGTAGGCGATTCAGCGATTCAGGGGTAG
- the hpt gene encoding hypoxanthine phosphoribosyltransferase — MQNDIQEVLISEEEIQSKVKELGATLSAEYANRNPLVICVLKGAFIFMADLVKNITVPVEMDFMAVSSYGASTKSSGVVKIIKDLDVSVEGREVLIVEDIIDSGLTLSYLIELLENRGAESVRVVTLFDKPSGRKVELEAHYTGFDIPDAFIVGYGLDFAEKYRNLPYIGILKPEVYSS, encoded by the coding sequence TTGCAGAACGACATTCAGGAAGTATTGATCAGTGAAGAAGAAATTCAGAGTAAAGTCAAGGAATTAGGCGCAACACTAAGTGCCGAATATGCAAATCGCAATCCTTTGGTCATTTGTGTGCTCAAGGGTGCGTTTATATTTATGGCTGATTTGGTTAAAAACATAACGGTACCTGTTGAAATGGATTTTATGGCGGTATCCAGTTATGGCGCTTCCACCAAGTCATCAGGTGTTGTCAAAATCATTAAGGATCTGGATGTATCCGTTGAAGGACGGGAAGTTCTGATTGTCGAAGATATTATCGACAGTGGACTTACACTCAGCTATCTGATTGAACTGCTAGAAAACCGCGGTGCCGAGTCGGTGCGTGTGGTTACGCTGTTCGACAAGCCTTCAGGCCGTAAAGTTGAGTTGGAAGCTCATTACACAGGCTTTGACATTCCTGACGCGTTCATCGTTGGTTACGGTTTGGATTTTGCGGAGAAGTACCGGAACCTGCCCTATATCGGGATTTTGAAGCCGGAAGTCTATAGTAGCTAA
- the ftsH gene encoding ATP-dependent zinc metalloprotease FtsH, with amino-acid sequence MNRFIRNSGFYLILFLVVVGIVQFVSNGGEATDNPRYDQLRAAIKANNVSELTVQFNGQTYLVTGQYKKAPDGAKSENFSTYIPPTDEAISELVAASETNNFQYHQEPMKGDSIWLTLLTSFIPLIIMFLLFFFLFNQAQGGGGKVMNFGKSRARLYNEEKKRVTFEDVAGADEEKQELVEVVDFLKDPRKFAAVGARIPKGVLLVGPPGTGKTLLARAVAGEAGVPFFTISGSDFVEMFVGVGASRVRDLFENAKKNAPCIIFIDEIDAVGRQRGAGLGGGHDEREQTLNQLLVEMDGFGVNEGIIIIAATNRADILDPALLRPGRFDRQITVDRPDVRGREAVLKVHSRNKPLTKDVKMDIIAKRTTGFSGADLENLLNEAALLAARRNRKDISMKEVDEAIDRVIVGTEKKSRVISDREKRIVAYHEAGHTIVGYFLEHADMVHKVTIIPRGRAGGYVIMLPKEDRMLVTKQELLDKVTGLLGGRVAEELFIGEIGTGAYSDFQQATGIVRSMVMEYGMSEKLGPMQFGSSQGQVFLGRDIGHEQNYSDSIAYEIDQEMQRFINDCYEKCKDLLVKHSKEMHLIAQTLLEVETLEMDQIKQLIETGSLTPKAENDNDGEGTPTEGGEPIIDTIGDVRVRIQGKDETPEPPAGDIPNEAPNLEKGNNNNPDDGGTKPTS; translated from the coding sequence ATGAATCGGTTCATCCGGAATTCTGGTTTTTATTTGATTCTTTTTTTAGTTGTGGTGGGGATAGTCCAGTTCGTCAGCAATGGCGGCGAAGCCACCGATAATCCTAGATATGATCAGTTGCGTGCAGCGATCAAAGCCAACAATGTCTCTGAATTGACGGTTCAATTCAACGGTCAAACGTATCTCGTGACCGGTCAATACAAGAAGGCACCTGATGGCGCCAAATCAGAAAATTTCTCAACGTATATTCCTCCTACGGATGAGGCAATTAGTGAGCTTGTAGCTGCAAGTGAAACTAACAATTTCCAATATCATCAGGAGCCAATGAAAGGTGACAGCATCTGGTTGACGTTGCTGACTTCCTTTATTCCTTTGATCATTATGTTCCTGCTGTTCTTCTTCCTGTTTAATCAGGCTCAAGGCGGCGGCGGTAAAGTAATGAACTTTGGTAAAAGCCGTGCTCGTCTCTACAACGAAGAGAAGAAGCGGGTTACATTTGAAGATGTTGCGGGTGCTGACGAAGAGAAACAGGAACTTGTTGAGGTTGTAGACTTCCTCAAGGACCCTCGTAAATTCGCAGCAGTAGGTGCGCGGATTCCTAAGGGCGTATTGCTCGTAGGGCCTCCAGGTACCGGTAAAACATTGCTCGCTCGTGCCGTAGCCGGTGAAGCGGGTGTACCATTCTTCACTATTTCAGGTTCCGACTTCGTGGAAATGTTTGTCGGTGTCGGTGCATCACGTGTTCGTGATTTGTTTGAAAATGCGAAGAAAAATGCCCCATGTATCATCTTTATCGATGAGATTGATGCTGTAGGACGTCAGCGTGGTGCTGGTCTCGGTGGTGGTCACGATGAACGTGAACAGACACTCAACCAGTTGCTCGTTGAGATGGACGGATTCGGAGTTAACGAAGGTATTATCATCATTGCCGCAACGAACCGTGCAGATATTTTGGACCCTGCCTTGCTGCGTCCAGGACGTTTTGACCGTCAAATTACGGTTGACCGCCCTGATGTAAGAGGTCGTGAAGCTGTCCTGAAAGTACATTCCCGTAATAAACCACTGACCAAAGATGTGAAGATGGATATTATCGCGAAGCGTACAACAGGTTTCTCTGGTGCGGATTTGGAGAATCTCTTGAACGAAGCGGCATTGCTTGCAGCGCGTCGTAACCGTAAAGATATTTCCATGAAGGAAGTTGACGAAGCGATTGACCGTGTCATCGTTGGTACGGAGAAGAAAAGCCGTGTCATCAGTGATCGCGAGAAACGAATCGTTGCTTATCACGAAGCAGGTCATACCATTGTCGGATACTTCCTCGAACATGCTGATATGGTACATAAAGTGACCATTATTCCGCGCGGACGTGCGGGTGGATATGTAATCATGTTGCCAAAAGAAGACCGTATGCTGGTTACCAAGCAGGAATTGCTGGATAAAGTAACCGGACTTCTCGGGGGTCGTGTAGCTGAAGAATTGTTCATCGGAGAAATTGGTACTGGTGCATACAGTGACTTCCAGCAAGCGACAGGTATTGTTCGCAGCATGGTTATGGAATACGGTATGAGTGAGAAATTGGGACCTATGCAATTTGGAAGTTCACAAGGACAGGTATTCCTTGGTCGGGATATCGGTCATGAACAGAATTACTCGGATTCCATTGCTTACGAGATTGATCAGGAAATGCAACGCTTTATCAATGACTGTTATGAGAAGTGTAAGGACTTGCTTGTTAAACATTCAAAAGAGATGCACCTGATCGCTCAAACTTTGCTTGAGGTTGAGACTTTGGAAATGGATCAGATCAAGCAATTGATCGAAACAGGTTCTTTGACTCCAAAAGCAGAGAATGACAATGATGGTGAAGGCACACCAACTGAAGGCGGAGAGCCAATCATCGACACCATCGGTGATGTGCGTGTTCGTATTCAAGGTAAAGATGAAACGCCTGAGCCACCAGCCGGAGATATTCCAAACGAAGCTCCGAATCTGGAAAAGGGTAATAACAATAACCCGGATGATGGCGGAACTAAGCCAACGTCTTAA
- the nadA gene encoding quinolinate synthase NadA codes for MEALALERKAEMNRELRERLMVLKKERNAIILAHYYQRDEVQEVADFRGDSFLLAQKAAQTDADVIVFCGVHFMGESAKILAPNKTVIIPDERAGCPMADMVNVDGLRKLKAQHPNAKVVTYINSSAEIKAETDICCTSANAVRVIQSVDSDEIIWVPDKNLGHYVQQHTDKKMIIWEGYCNTHDMLTVKDVVEMRAKHPNAEFVVHPECRPEVVEMGDFVGSTTAILEYCKNSSAKEFIVGTEDGTGYQLRLDSPDKQFHFATKFLVCPNMKVNNLKKLVKCLETMKPQIYVPPAVADKARESLERMLLVK; via the coding sequence GTGGAAGCTCTGGCTTTAGAGCGCAAGGCTGAGATGAACCGCGAGCTGCGTGAGCGGCTTATGGTGTTGAAGAAGGAACGTAATGCTATTATTCTTGCCCATTATTATCAACGTGACGAAGTACAGGAGGTTGCCGACTTCCGTGGAGATTCGTTTCTGTTAGCCCAGAAGGCAGCACAGACAGATGCGGATGTGATCGTTTTCTGTGGTGTTCATTTTATGGGTGAAAGCGCTAAAATTCTTGCGCCAAATAAAACAGTTATTATCCCGGACGAACGTGCGGGCTGCCCAATGGCAGATATGGTGAATGTGGATGGACTACGCAAATTGAAAGCACAACATCCTAATGCCAAGGTGGTTACGTATATCAATTCCTCGGCTGAGATCAAAGCAGAGACTGACATCTGTTGTACATCAGCGAACGCAGTCCGGGTTATTCAATCGGTGGATTCCGACGAAATTATCTGGGTACCGGATAAAAACCTGGGACATTATGTGCAGCAGCATACAGACAAGAAAATGATTATCTGGGAAGGTTACTGCAACACTCACGATATGCTTACAGTCAAAGATGTGGTGGAGATGAGAGCCAAGCATCCAAATGCAGAGTTTGTTGTCCATCCAGAGTGTCGCCCTGAGGTTGTAGAAATGGGTGATTTTGTAGGCAGCACAACAGCTATTCTGGAGTATTGCAAAAATTCATCAGCGAAGGAATTTATCGTAGGTACCGAAGATGGTACAGGATATCAGCTTCGTCTGGATAGTCCGGATAAACAGTTCCACTTTGCTACCAAGTTCCTCGTATGTCCCAACATGAAGGTGAACAACTTGAAGAAACTGGTGAAATGCCTGGAAACGATGAAGCCGCAAATCTACGTGCCACCGGCCGTTGCCGACAAAGCCAGAGAATCGCTAGAGCGCATGTTGTTGGTAAAGTAG
- the nadB gene encoding L-aspartate oxidase, with amino-acid sequence MIPQYLVDFDLSALPMVETDVLVIGSGIAGLFTAIKASEQQRVLMITKKSLLESNTRYAQGGIAAVIAEDDSPAYHLQDTLVAGAGLCRSEAVEVLVNEGPDGVKELIRLGTLFDLENGELALTQEGAHSHRRILHANGDATGYEIVRALAVEVNEHLGIEVWDEHFVVDLITDRDRGECIGALVQKDDGSQVFVKAQATVLCSGGAGQLYRYTTNPDVATADGVAMAYRAGAIVRDMEFIQFHPTSLCYPGAPRFLVSEAVRGEGAYLRNVKGERFMDRYHAQLELAPRDIVARAIVSEMESTNSTFVYLDITHEQPEMIKHRFPTIYETCMRYGLDMTTDWIPVAPAAHYMMGGVKTDLSGESSISRLFACGEVSSTGVHGANRLASNSLSEAIVFGRRIVDRIQSLSPLGSLQVSGAAHSSVDMNNKINKITEEQKPVSERRLRLQKMMVRQVGLRRNGEDLQKAMDKLQQELQFFDQTLTHKEELEYANLLTCAWLVTSGALHREESRGAHYREDFPARDDIVWQKHSLQQREQAIVEELMS; translated from the coding sequence ATGATACCGCAATATTTAGTTGATTTTGATCTGTCTGCCCTACCCATGGTAGAGACGGATGTACTGGTTATAGGCTCAGGGATTGCTGGTTTGTTTACTGCCATTAAGGCAAGTGAACAACAACGTGTATTAATGATCACGAAGAAGTCATTACTTGAAAGTAACACCAGATATGCGCAGGGAGGCATCGCTGCGGTTATTGCTGAGGATGATTCACCTGCTTACCACTTGCAGGATACACTTGTAGCAGGAGCGGGCTTATGCCGCTCCGAAGCGGTAGAGGTATTGGTGAATGAGGGGCCGGACGGAGTGAAGGAACTGATTCGTTTGGGTACTTTATTTGATCTGGAGAACGGCGAGTTGGCGTTGACGCAGGAAGGTGCGCATAGCCACCGCCGTATTTTGCATGCCAACGGAGATGCAACAGGATATGAGATTGTACGTGCGCTTGCTGTTGAAGTGAATGAGCATCTCGGGATTGAAGTTTGGGATGAGCATTTTGTTGTTGACCTGATTACGGATCGAGATCGAGGGGAATGCATTGGCGCTCTGGTTCAGAAGGATGACGGATCGCAAGTGTTCGTGAAGGCACAGGCAACCGTTCTTTGTTCTGGTGGGGCAGGACAACTGTACCGATACACGACGAATCCGGATGTAGCTACTGCCGATGGTGTAGCCATGGCTTATCGGGCTGGGGCTATTGTTCGTGACATGGAATTTATCCAATTCCACCCCACCTCTCTATGTTACCCTGGGGCCCCGCGTTTCCTTGTGTCAGAAGCCGTACGCGGCGAAGGAGCATATTTGCGCAATGTGAAGGGTGAGCGCTTCATGGATCGTTATCATGCCCAGCTTGAACTGGCCCCACGAGATATCGTGGCACGAGCGATTGTTAGTGAGATGGAGTCCACCAACAGTACCTTTGTGTACTTGGACATTACACATGAACAGCCAGAGATGATCAAGCATCGGTTCCCTACCATATATGAGACTTGTATGCGTTATGGATTGGACATGACAACGGACTGGATTCCCGTTGCACCTGCTGCCCATTACATGATGGGTGGAGTGAAAACGGATTTAAGTGGAGAGAGCAGCATCTCCCGATTATTTGCTTGTGGCGAGGTGTCTTCTACAGGAGTGCATGGAGCCAACCGTCTGGCAAGCAACTCCTTGTCAGAAGCGATTGTATTTGGCCGGAGAATTGTTGATCGCATTCAATCACTTTCCCCGCTCGGTTCATTACAAGTAAGTGGGGCTGCGCATTCATCTGTGGACATGAATAACAAGATCAATAAGATCACGGAAGAGCAAAAGCCGGTATCCGAAAGACGTTTACGATTACAGAAAATGATGGTTCGTCAGGTAGGCTTGCGCCGGAATGGTGAGGACCTGCAGAAGGCCATGGACAAGCTGCAACAGGAATTGCAATTTTTTGATCAGACACTCACTCATAAGGAAGAGCTGGAGTATGCCAACCTTCTGACCTGTGCCTGGTTAGTTACCAGCGGGGCATTACACCGCGAGGAGAGTCGGGGTGCTCACTATCGTGAGGATTTCCCGGCGCGTGATGATATCGTGTGGCAGAAGCATAGTCTGCAACAGCGAGAACAAGCGATTGTGGAGGAATTGATGTCATGA